One genomic segment of Suricata suricatta isolate VVHF042 chromosome 16, meerkat_22Aug2017_6uvM2_HiC, whole genome shotgun sequence includes these proteins:
- the FBXL8 gene encoding F-box/LRR-repeat protein 8 isoform X3, whose protein sequence is MARAAGGAGTPTHCKVMAEPGEQLPEEVLALIFRHLPLRDRATAAKVCRAWAAAATCSVVWHDTIISCDCEQEGTLLPYLSASLDHVHNLHLEFEPSREPSRRAATELLTALAGRTPGLQSLLLECRGEKPLFDAGRDILDAVHTICRASCALRHLDLRRLPFTLDDALVLQAARGCPELRSLFLDNCTLVGSVRPDSVLELLKACPRLRALGLHLASLSGTALQVLAARDRAPFALLALRCACPEDARAPPLPEEAWAAVRRRHPGLVVELELEPALPEESVTRVLQPAVPVAALRLSLSGDTVGPLRFAARHYASTLRALEVRAAASAELDAALELLAARCPGLREVHCFCVVRPSVLRAFRAHCPRLRSYTLKLTREPHPWLPTPVA, encoded by the exons ATG GCAAGAGCAGCTGGAGGCGCCGGGACTCCCACCCATTGCAAGGTCATGGCAGAGCCTGGAGAACAACTGCCAGAGGAGGTGCTGGCACTCATCTTTCGCCACCTGCCCCTGCGGGACCGTGCCACTGCCGCCAAGGTCTGCAGAGCCTGGGCTGCTGCTGCTACCTGCAGCGTTGTGTGGCATGACACCATCATCAG TTGCGACTGTGAGCAAGAAGGTACGCTGCTACCATATCTGTCCGCCAGCCTGGACCACGTTCACAACCTACACCTGGAATTTGAGCCGTCCAGGGAGCCGAGCCGCAGGGCGGCCACTGAGTTGCTGACCGCACTCGCGGGTCGTACCCCAGGGCTTCAAAGCCTGCTCCTGGAGTGCCGCGGAGAAAAGCCCCTCTTCGACGCTGGCCGCGACATCCTGGACGCCGTGCACACCATCTGCCGGGCCTCCTGCGCGCTGCGTCACCTCGACCTTCGGCGCTTGCCTTTCACACTGGACGACGCACTGGTGCTGCAGGCGGCACGTGGCTGCCCTGAGCTCCGAAGCCTTTTTCTGGACAACTGTACGCTGGTGGGCAGCGTGAGGCCAGACTCAGTTCTAGAACTATTAAAGGCCTGCCCGCGCCTGCGCGCCCTTGGCCTGCACCTGGCCAGCCTGTCAGGCACCGCCCTCCAGGTGTTAGCGGCGCGGGACCGCGCGCCTTTCGCGCTTCTGGCCCTACGGTGCGCGTGCCCCGAGGACGCACGCGCGCCCCCCTTGCCCGAGGAAGCCTGGGCCGCAGTGCGCCGCCGCCACCCAGGATTGGTcgtggagctggagctggagccagCGCTGCCTGAGGAGAGCGTGACGCGCGTCCTGCAGCCTGCTGTGCCGGTGGCTGCGCTGCGTCTCAGTCTCTCTGGTGACACCGTAGGCCCGCTGCGCTTCGCGGCGCGCCACTACGCCTCAACCTTGCGCGCGCTCGAGGTGCGCGCCGCTGCCTCAGCTGAGCTGGACGCCGCGCTGGAGTTGCTGGCTGCGCGCTGCCCGGGCCTGCGCGAAGTACACTGCTTCTGCGTGGTACGACCCTCCGTGCTGCGCGCCTTCCGTGCGCACTGTCCGCGCCTGCGCAGCTACACGCTCAAACTAACGCGGGAGCCACATCCCTGGCTGCCCACTCCCGTGGCGTGA
- the FBXL8 gene encoding F-box/LRR-repeat protein 8 isoform X2, translating to MAEPGEQLPEEVLALIFRHLPLRDRATAAKVCRAWAAAATCSVVWHDTIISCDCEQEGTLLPYLSASLDHVHNLHLEFEPSREPSRRAATELLTALAGRTPGLQSLLLECRGEKPLFDAGRDILDAVHTICRASCALRHLDLRRLPFTLDDALVLQAARGCPELRSLFLDNCTLVGSVRPDSVLELLKACPRLRALGLHLASLSGTALQVLAARDRAPFALLALRCACPEDARAPPLPEEAWAAVRRRHPGLVVELELEPALPEESVTRVLQPAVPVAALRLSLSGDTVGPLRFAARHYASTLRALEVRAAASAELDAALELLAARCPGLREVHCFCVVRPSVLRAFRAHCPRLRSYTLKLTREPHPWLPTPVA from the exons ATGGCAGAGCCTGGAGAACAACTGCCAGAGGAGGTGCTGGCACTCATCTTTCGCCACCTGCCCCTGCGGGACCGTGCCACTGCCGCCAAGGTCTGCAGAGCCTGGGCTGCTGCTGCTACCTGCAGCGTTGTGTGGCATGACACCATCATCAG TTGCGACTGTGAGCAAGAAGGTACGCTGCTACCATATCTGTCCGCCAGCCTGGACCACGTTCACAACCTACACCTGGAATTTGAGCCGTCCAGGGAGCCGAGCCGCAGGGCGGCCACTGAGTTGCTGACCGCACTCGCGGGTCGTACCCCAGGGCTTCAAAGCCTGCTCCTGGAGTGCCGCGGAGAAAAGCCCCTCTTCGACGCTGGCCGCGACATCCTGGACGCCGTGCACACCATCTGCCGGGCCTCCTGCGCGCTGCGTCACCTCGACCTTCGGCGCTTGCCTTTCACACTGGACGACGCACTGGTGCTGCAGGCGGCACGTGGCTGCCCTGAGCTCCGAAGCCTTTTTCTGGACAACTGTACGCTGGTGGGCAGCGTGAGGCCAGACTCAGTTCTAGAACTATTAAAGGCCTGCCCGCGCCTGCGCGCCCTTGGCCTGCACCTGGCCAGCCTGTCAGGCACCGCCCTCCAGGTGTTAGCGGCGCGGGACCGCGCGCCTTTCGCGCTTCTGGCCCTACGGTGCGCGTGCCCCGAGGACGCACGCGCGCCCCCCTTGCCCGAGGAAGCCTGGGCCGCAGTGCGCCGCCGCCACCCAGGATTGGTcgtggagctggagctggagccagCGCTGCCTGAGGAGAGCGTGACGCGCGTCCTGCAGCCTGCTGTGCCGGTGGCTGCGCTGCGTCTCAGTCTCTCTGGTGACACCGTAGGCCCGCTGCGCTTCGCGGCGCGCCACTACGCCTCAACCTTGCGCGCGCTCGAGGTGCGCGCCGCTGCCTCAGCTGAGCTGGACGCCGCGCTGGAGTTGCTGGCTGCGCGCTGCCCGGGCCTGCGCGAAGTACACTGCTTCTGCGTGGTACGACCCTCCGTGCTGCGCGCCTTCCGTGCGCACTGTCCGCGCCTGCGCAGCTACACGCTCAAACTAACGCGGGAGCCACATCCCTGGCTGCCCACTCCCGTGGCGTGA
- the FBXL8 gene encoding F-box/LRR-repeat protein 8 isoform X1 translates to MGATPPPPLKPQMKMGKRNIGKGFAVRRGVCAQGAKPSEWAAGGAAEKGEVSGLQAPPTVAPTAQEGGESPNRLQLPVASALRWERGARKARAAGGAGTPTHCKVMAEPGEQLPEEVLALIFRHLPLRDRATAAKVCRAWAAAATCSVVWHDTIISCDCEQEGTLLPYLSASLDHVHNLHLEFEPSREPSRRAATELLTALAGRTPGLQSLLLECRGEKPLFDAGRDILDAVHTICRASCALRHLDLRRLPFTLDDALVLQAARGCPELRSLFLDNCTLVGSVRPDSVLELLKACPRLRALGLHLASLSGTALQVLAARDRAPFALLALRCACPEDARAPPLPEEAWAAVRRRHPGLVVELELEPALPEESVTRVLQPAVPVAALRLSLSGDTVGPLRFAARHYASTLRALEVRAAASAELDAALELLAARCPGLREVHCFCVVRPSVLRAFRAHCPRLRSYTLKLTREPHPWLPTPVA, encoded by the exons ATGggtgccaccccacccccacccttgaaGCCTCAAATGAAGATGGGCAAAAGGAACATTGGGAAAGGCTTTGCAGTACGGAGAGGGGTGTGTGCCCAGGGCGCCAAGCCTTCTGAGTGGGCAGCCGGCGGGGCAGCGGAGAAGGGAGAGGTCTCAGGTCTTCAGGCTCCACCAACTGTGGCTCCCACTGCCCAGGAAGGAGGCGAATCCCCCAACCGGCTACAGCTTCCTGTGGCCTCTGCCCTGAGATGGGAAAGGGGAGCTCGAAAG GCAAGAGCAGCTGGAGGCGCCGGGACTCCCACCCATTGCAAGGTCATGGCAGAGCCTGGAGAACAACTGCCAGAGGAGGTGCTGGCACTCATCTTTCGCCACCTGCCCCTGCGGGACCGTGCCACTGCCGCCAAGGTCTGCAGAGCCTGGGCTGCTGCTGCTACCTGCAGCGTTGTGTGGCATGACACCATCATCAG TTGCGACTGTGAGCAAGAAGGTACGCTGCTACCATATCTGTCCGCCAGCCTGGACCACGTTCACAACCTACACCTGGAATTTGAGCCGTCCAGGGAGCCGAGCCGCAGGGCGGCCACTGAGTTGCTGACCGCACTCGCGGGTCGTACCCCAGGGCTTCAAAGCCTGCTCCTGGAGTGCCGCGGAGAAAAGCCCCTCTTCGACGCTGGCCGCGACATCCTGGACGCCGTGCACACCATCTGCCGGGCCTCCTGCGCGCTGCGTCACCTCGACCTTCGGCGCTTGCCTTTCACACTGGACGACGCACTGGTGCTGCAGGCGGCACGTGGCTGCCCTGAGCTCCGAAGCCTTTTTCTGGACAACTGTACGCTGGTGGGCAGCGTGAGGCCAGACTCAGTTCTAGAACTATTAAAGGCCTGCCCGCGCCTGCGCGCCCTTGGCCTGCACCTGGCCAGCCTGTCAGGCACCGCCCTCCAGGTGTTAGCGGCGCGGGACCGCGCGCCTTTCGCGCTTCTGGCCCTACGGTGCGCGTGCCCCGAGGACGCACGCGCGCCCCCCTTGCCCGAGGAAGCCTGGGCCGCAGTGCGCCGCCGCCACCCAGGATTGGTcgtggagctggagctggagccagCGCTGCCTGAGGAGAGCGTGACGCGCGTCCTGCAGCCTGCTGTGCCGGTGGCTGCGCTGCGTCTCAGTCTCTCTGGTGACACCGTAGGCCCGCTGCGCTTCGCGGCGCGCCACTACGCCTCAACCTTGCGCGCGCTCGAGGTGCGCGCCGCTGCCTCAGCTGAGCTGGACGCCGCGCTGGAGTTGCTGGCTGCGCGCTGCCCGGGCCTGCGCGAAGTACACTGCTTCTGCGTGGTACGACCCTCCGTGCTGCGCGCCTTCCGTGCGCACTGTCCGCGCCTGCGCAGCTACACGCTCAAACTAACGCGGGAGCCACATCCCTGGCTGCCCACTCCCGTGGCGTGA
- the TRADD gene encoding tumor necrosis factor receptor type 1-associated DEATH domain protein isoform X1, with the protein MGGKMATGPNGLEEWVGSAYLFMESSLDKVVLSDAYAHPQQKVAVYRALRTALAESVGSPDVLQMLKIHRSDPQLIVQLRFCGRQPCSRFLHAYREGALRAALQGRLAAALGAQHSVPLQLELRAGVERLDTLLTDEERCLSFIFAQKPDRLRDEELSELEDALRNLTCGSGGQGSDVEVARAPSRSLEDSLSEEKPLPPPSGQTFLFQGQPIVNRPLNLQDQQTFARSVGLKWRKVGRSLQRGCRALRDPALDSLAYEYERDGLYEQAFQLLRRFVQAEGRRATLQRLVEALEENELTSLAEDLLGLANPDGGLA; encoded by the exons ATGG GAGGCAAGATGGCGACTGGGCCAAATGGGCTCGAGGAATGGGTGGGCAGCGCATACCTGTTTATGGAGTCCTCGCTGGACAAGGTGGTCCTGTCTGATGCCTACGCTCACCCCCAGCAGAAGGTGGCGGTGTACAGGGCTCTGCGGACTGCACTGGCAG AGAGTGTTGGGAGCCCGGATGTGCTGCAGATGCTCAAGATCCACCGCAGCGATCCGCAGCTGATTGTGCAGTTGCGTTTCTGCGGCCGCCAGCCCTGCAGCCGCTTCCTGCACGCTTACCGCGAGGGGGCGCTGCGCGCCGCGCTGCAAGGGCGCTTGGCAGCCGCACTCGGGGCCCAACATTCGGTGCCTTTGCAACTGGAGCTGCGCGCTGGCGTGGAGCGGCTGGACACCTTGCTGACGGATGAGGAGCGCTGTTTGAGTTTCATCTTTGCCCAGAAG CCTGACCGGCTCCGGGATGAGGAACTCTCTGAGTTGGAGGATGCTCTCCGGAATCTGACATGCGGCTCGGGGGGCCAGGGTAGCGACGTGGAGGTCGCTAGGGCGCCCTCGCGGTCGTTGGAAGACTCTCTCTCAGAGGAGAAGCCGCTGCCACCGCCTTCTGGCCAAACTTTTCTGTTCCAGGGTCAGCCCATAG tgaACCGGCCACTGAACCTGCAGGACCAACAGACGTTCGCGCGCTCAGTAGGCCTCAAGTGGCGCAAAGTGGGGCGTTCCTTGCAGCGAGGCTGTCGTGCGCTGCGGGATCCGGCACTCGACTCACTGGCCTATGAGTACGAGCGCGACGGGCTGTATGAACAGGCCTTCCAGCTGCTGCGGCGCTTCGTGCAGGCCGAGGGCCGCCGCGCCACGCTGCAGCGTCTGGTAGAGGCTTTAGAGGAGAACGAGCTCACCAGCCTTGCAGAGGACTTGCTGGGCTTGGCGAATCCCGATGGTGGCTTGGCCTAG
- the TRADD gene encoding tumor necrosis factor receptor type 1-associated DEATH domain protein isoform X2, giving the protein MATGPNGLEEWVGSAYLFMESSLDKVVLSDAYAHPQQKVAVYRALRTALAESVGSPDVLQMLKIHRSDPQLIVQLRFCGRQPCSRFLHAYREGALRAALQGRLAAALGAQHSVPLQLELRAGVERLDTLLTDEERCLSFIFAQKPDRLRDEELSELEDALRNLTCGSGGQGSDVEVARAPSRSLEDSLSEEKPLPPPSGQTFLFQGQPIVNRPLNLQDQQTFARSVGLKWRKVGRSLQRGCRALRDPALDSLAYEYERDGLYEQAFQLLRRFVQAEGRRATLQRLVEALEENELTSLAEDLLGLANPDGGLA; this is encoded by the exons ATGGCGACTGGGCCAAATGGGCTCGAGGAATGGGTGGGCAGCGCATACCTGTTTATGGAGTCCTCGCTGGACAAGGTGGTCCTGTCTGATGCCTACGCTCACCCCCAGCAGAAGGTGGCGGTGTACAGGGCTCTGCGGACTGCACTGGCAG AGAGTGTTGGGAGCCCGGATGTGCTGCAGATGCTCAAGATCCACCGCAGCGATCCGCAGCTGATTGTGCAGTTGCGTTTCTGCGGCCGCCAGCCCTGCAGCCGCTTCCTGCACGCTTACCGCGAGGGGGCGCTGCGCGCCGCGCTGCAAGGGCGCTTGGCAGCCGCACTCGGGGCCCAACATTCGGTGCCTTTGCAACTGGAGCTGCGCGCTGGCGTGGAGCGGCTGGACACCTTGCTGACGGATGAGGAGCGCTGTTTGAGTTTCATCTTTGCCCAGAAG CCTGACCGGCTCCGGGATGAGGAACTCTCTGAGTTGGAGGATGCTCTCCGGAATCTGACATGCGGCTCGGGGGGCCAGGGTAGCGACGTGGAGGTCGCTAGGGCGCCCTCGCGGTCGTTGGAAGACTCTCTCTCAGAGGAGAAGCCGCTGCCACCGCCTTCTGGCCAAACTTTTCTGTTCCAGGGTCAGCCCATAG tgaACCGGCCACTGAACCTGCAGGACCAACAGACGTTCGCGCGCTCAGTAGGCCTCAAGTGGCGCAAAGTGGGGCGTTCCTTGCAGCGAGGCTGTCGTGCGCTGCGGGATCCGGCACTCGACTCACTGGCCTATGAGTACGAGCGCGACGGGCTGTATGAACAGGCCTTCCAGCTGCTGCGGCGCTTCGTGCAGGCCGAGGGCCGCCGCGCCACGCTGCAGCGTCTGGTAGAGGCTTTAGAGGAGAACGAGCTCACCAGCCTTGCAGAGGACTTGCTGGGCTTGGCGAATCCCGATGGTGGCTTGGCCTAG